Genomic DNA from Ilyobacter polytropus DSM 2926:
ATAATTACATCTGATAAAAGCATGAAAACATACACAACCAGAGCTAAATTCAAAAAAAATTCAAAAAAAATCCTCCTATATACACGAGATTACCACAATCCTAAGAAAATTTCACCTCTATCATATTATTTTTTATAAAATAAAATTTGACATTTCTATCTTTTGGGTATTATAATCTGAAAAGAAAAACTGAATTTTATATAGCGAATGTTGCTAGGGGAGCCTTTTGGCTGAGAGGAGAATTCCGACCCTTAGAACCTGATCTGGATAATACCAGCGTAGGGAAGCAGCGGAAATCTTTTATACGATCACTGGGGAAGTCTCATTTTCCTGTCAGGTGGATTCTGCTGCTCTGTACTTTGGTACAGGGCTTTTTTTATTTCCCTGAAAAATTCAGTCAGTTTCAAAAGAAAAAGATTAGAATATCTCGTCACGAATGAACACGAATAAAAGATTAAAAATTGGCAGGAATAAAATCAATAAACAAAAAAAATTAAACACTTTACCACAGAGTACACAGAGAGGGTGTAGCTATTAGGCTAAAGATAGAAATTCCAAAATCAAAGATATATTTTCTCTGTGCAACAAAAATTTGATGTTGGCTCTCTTTATAAAACTCTATGCCCTCTGTAACCAAAATATTTTAGATTTTATCTTTATTCGTGACATGTTCTTTCCTCTATTCGTGTTCATCCGTGGAAAAATATTTTGAATCTGTATTTATTCATTACGTTAAAAACTCAAATTAAAATATAATTTTACAGGAGGATTAAAATGTCTTATATGACTCAGATGGAAGCTGCAAGAAAGGGTATATTCACTAAGGAGATGGAGATCGTATTGAAGGAGGAATCAATCTCTAAAAAAGATCTCATGGAAAAAATGGCTCAGGGAAAGATTGTAATCCCTGCAAATAAAAACCACAAATCTCTTTCGCCTAAGGGTATAGGGGAGGGACTCAAGACCAAAATCAACGTAAATTTGGGAGTTTCAGAAGACTGCTGCGATCAGGAGTTAGAACTTGAAAAGGTTATGAATTCAATAAAACTCGGAGCAGATGCAATAATGGATTTAAGTACATTTGGGGACACAAGAGGTTTCAGAAGAAAGCTGGCAGATATGTCTCCCGCAGCCTTAGGGACTGTGCCCATGTACGATGCCGTTGCAAAATACGGAAAAGATATAGCATCTATGACTGTAGAAGACCTTTTCAAAGTAGTAGAAGAACACTGTGAAGACGGTATGGATTTCCTCACAATACATGCAGGTTTGAATCTTACCTGTGTAGAGAGACTTCAAAAGAATAACAGACTTACAAAGATTGTCAGTAGAGGGGGATCTATCTTATATGAATGGATGATAAAAAATAATAAAGAAAACCCATTCTACGAGCATTATGACAGACTTCTCGATATATGCAGAAAGTATGACGTAACCCTTAGTCTAGGAGATGGACTAAGACCTGGAAGTTTAAAAGATGCTACAGATGCACCTCAAATCCAGGAGCTTATAATCTTAGGAGAACTCACAAAGGCAGCGTGGGAAAAAGATGTACAGGTTATGATAGAAGGTCCCGGCCATGTCCCTTTAAATGAGATAGCTACCAATATGCAGCTTGAAAAAAAACTATGCCATGGTGCACCATTCTATGTATTAGGTCCTATTGTTACAGATATAGCTCCAGGTTATGACCATATCACTTCTGCAATCGGGGGAGCTATCGCTGCATCTAACGGAGCTGATTTCCTCTGCTATGTAACTCCTGCAGAACACCTTAGACTTCCTACGGCTGAAGATGTAAAAGAGGGAATCATAGCCTCAAAAATTGCTGCCCACGTAGGAGATATTGCCAAGGGAATCAAAGGTGCCATCGATTGGGATCATGCTATGAGTGAGGCCAGAGGAACTCTCAACTGGCAAAAGATGTTTGATCTATGTATTGACCGTGAAAAAGCCATAGAATATCGTCGTTCTGTAATAGAATCTTCAAAAGGAGAAGCATGTACAATGTGCGGCGACCTCTGCCCCATTAAAAGATGCAATGAGATTGCCTAAAGAGATCTTTAGAGTTAAGATAGCAAATCAAAAGATCCTTATGGAACTAACAGACACAAAGACCCAGATGCAACTATTGAAAAAATTGATCTCTGTATATGAGAAGCGAGGGATCATTAGAGGTGCAAAGGATCTAATCAATATTTTAAAAGGATCTTTCTCATTTATCTTTCCTTTTGGTAAAGGACAACTTTTATACTGTGACTTTTATAATCAAAATACAATTTTCAAGGCAAATAAAATCTGTAGTGAAAAATGCAGGGGAAAGCTTATTTATATAGAGGGGAAAAAATATATAATTTTAAATATTTTTCACCCTTTAAAAAAGGATTGGGAGCCGGAAAAAATTTATGAGGAGGTCTTATGGAGATAATATTAAACGGAGAAAAGACAACAATTCCCACGAAAGAAAATCTTTTACAATATATCAAAGAACTGAGCCAACAGTGGGAAATCAGTTTAGATGGTGCAGTAGTTCTTATAAATGATCAGATAATAAAAAAAGACAATTGGAAAAACACACTGATCAGTGATGGTGATTTATTGGAAGTTTTATCGTTTGTTTCAGGTGGATAAAAAAAGGAGTTTATAAATATGAACAACAAACTTATTTTAGGCGGACACGTTTTCCAAAGCAGACTTCTCACAGGAACTGGAAAATTTTCAGATAAAAACCTTATTGAACCTATGTTAGATTCCAGCAATTCTCAAATAATAACAATGGCACTAAGACGAATCGACTTTAAAAATCCAAAGGAAAATATATTAAATTACATTCCTAAAAATGTAACACTTTTACCAAACACATCAGGGGCTAGGACTGCTGAAGAGGCAATCAAAATAGCCCGTATAGCAAGGGAAGCAGGATGCGGTGACTTCATAAAAATAGAAATTATAAACGATATGAAGTACCTAATGCCTGATAATCAGGAAACTATAAAGGCGACTAAAGTCCTTGCTGATGAAGGTTTCGTTGTGCTTCCATATATGATGCCAGATCTCATAGCCGCAAAAAAACTAGAGGATGCCGGAGCCGCCGCAGTTATGCCTTTAGGAGCTCCCATCGGATCTAACAGAGGTCTTGAAACAAGAGCTCTTATTGAGATGCTAAATGACAACAAGAGAGTACCTATAATTGTCGACGCAGGAATTGGGAAACCCTCTCATGCTGCTGAGGCAATGGAAATGGGATGTGATGCTGTACTCGTAAACACTGCCATTGCAACTGCTTATGATCCTGTAAAAATGGGAAGGGCATTTTCTCTGGCCGTAGAAGCCGGTCGTGAAGCTCACCTTGCCAAAATGGCAGAAGAAAAAAAATATGCAAGTGCCAGCTCTCCCCTAACAGGATTTCTTTTTAGAGGTGAAGAAAAATGAGTTTCTACGACTTAATGAAAGGGTGGGAGGATTTTGACTTTGAAGCTTATTTTTCTGAAGTTTCTCATGAGGATATAATAAGAACACTTCAAAAAGACAAGTTGGAAGAACTAGATCTTTTAAACTTACTCTCTCCACAGGCCCAATATTTTTTAGAAGAGATAGCTAAAAAATCCTATGCTGTGACGAGACAGCACTTTGGGAATATTATCTCACTTTATATCCCCCTATACGTCTCAAACTACTGCACAAACCACTGTATTTACTGTGGATTTAACAAAGAAAACAAAATTATAAGAAAACACCTCTCCCTAAAAGAGGTTGAAAAAGAACTTGTAGCTATATCCAAGACTGGGATGTCCCATATAATCCTTCTCACAGGGGAGGCAGAAGGTCTTATCGATATAAATTATCTCAAGGGAATTGTTGAAAAGGCGACAAAATATTTCCCCTCTGTGTCTATAGAGGTGCTTCCTCTAGAAACCGATGATTACCAAGTTTTAAAACAATCCGGATTAGACGGTCTAACAGTATACCAAGAGGTCTATGATGAAGATATCTATGATCAGGTTCATATTTCAGGAGGTAAGAAGAATTATAGATTTCGTTTAGATACCCCAGAAAGAGGTGCAAAGGCAGGTCTTAGAAATATCAATATTGCTCCTCTTTTTGGACTTGGAGAGATAAAAAAAGAAGCTTTTTTTGCCGGCCTGCATTTGAAATATCTCACTGATAAGTATCTAAATACTGAATTTGGAGTCTCTCTTCCTAGGATAAATAGTGCAGAAGGAGGCTTCAAAGCTTTTCATAAAATGGATGATACAGCCTTTATCCAGGTGATGATGGCCTATAGATTATTTCAACCTAAGGCAGGAATAACTGTTTCTACAAGGGAGAGTCATGAGTTTAGAAATAATATAATGCCGCTAGGAGTTACAAAATTTTCGGCAGGGTCTAAAACAGGAGTCGGAGGCTATGCAGAAAAAGATTTGTCCACGTGCCAGTTTGAAATAAGTGACAAGAGCAGTATAGAGGAAACTGAAAAAGCCATAAGAGAAAGGGGGTTTCAGCCTGTCTACAAAGACTGGCACACAATATGAAAATAGGTATAGCAGGAGCCGGAGGAATAGGGTCAAATGTTGCAGTCCACCTTGTAAGAACGGGAATATCAGAGCTAAAAATAGCAGATTTTGACATTATAGAAAAATCAAATCTAAACAGGCAGTTCTACTTTCACCATCAGATAGGCGCCTCTAAGGTAGAAACTCTGAAAAAAAATCTGTTGGATATAAACCCCGATGGTAATTTTTATGTTGAGAATATAAAGCTTAACAGGGAAAATATGTCAGATTTTTTTTATGATTGTGACATTGTAATAGAGGCCTTTGATAAATCAAAATACAAAACAATGCTTATAGAGGAGATATACCCTCTAGGTAAGTTAATTGTCTCAGCATCGGGAATAGCCCACTGGGATCTTGGAAATATAAATATAAAAGAAGTAATGCCAAACCTTTTTGTGGTGGGAGATTTTGAGAAGGGAATCGAAAATTTTAAGACATATTCTCCCAAGGTGTCCATAGCAGCTGCAATTATGGCGAATATTGCCCTCGAAAAAGGAGGTTTTTATGAGAAGTAGAATAACTATCCCGACAGGTCTTTACGGGATCACAGGAGAGGCCTTTTCCAATGGAAAAAGCAATCTGCAGTGCGTAGAAAGCATGATCAAAGCAGGGATAAAGATAATACAGTACAGAGAAAAAGATAAACCTCTAAGAGATAAGATCAATGACATAAAAAAGATAAGAGAGCTCTGCAGAGAAAATGAGGTTCTTTTCATCATAAACGACCATGTGGATATGGCAATATTAGTAGATGCCGATGGTGTACATGTTGGACAGGAAGATATGCACCCTTCAGATGTCAGGCAGCTAATAGGCCCTGATAAAATCATAGGTCTTTCTACCCACTCACAAGAAGAGGGACTAGCATGCCTAGAAGAAGATATCGATTATATAGGTGTAGGACCCGTATTCCCTACTACTACCAAGGACAGAAAAGCAGTTGGACTTGAATATTTGGACTTTGCAGTTAAAAACTTGGATATTCCTTTCGTGGCTATAGGAGGAATAAAAGAGCATAACATAGAAACGATATTAGAGGCAGGGGCTAAAAGAATCTGCCTGGTGAGCGAGATTATAGGGGCTAAAGATATAACCAAAAAAATTCAAAAGCTAAATCAAATAATAGAAAAAAAATATTAATCTTTTTCATTTCACAAAAAAAGTCCCGGAATTTCCCGGGACTTTTTACAATATTAAAATTTTGTATTTTTTATAGGTATGTTTGCTATCAAAGCTGTTTTCCTGCTCTGTTTATCATCCTCTGATATCTCGATGTTCAGACTATCTATATCTATGTCCACATATTTGGAGATTACAGTTATCAGATCATTTTTCATATCATCGAGAACTCTTGGAGATAGCATAGCTCTATCATGAATTAAAACAAGCTTCAATCTATCTTTGGCTACATTTTTAGAGCCACTCTTCTTAAACATATCGAAAAAACTCATCTCTCCACCTACCTCTTAAAGATTCCTCTTAATTTATTAAAAATCCCCCCTCTTGAAGGGAGCTCTAAAAAGCTTACCTCGTTTCCTATGACCCTTTGGGATATATTTCCATATGCCTTAGCAGCCAAAGAACTTCCTTTAAATATAAGAGGTTCCCCTTTATTTGTAGATATTATAATATTTTCATCATCAGGAATGATCCCCATTACGTCTACTGCAAGAATATCAACTATGTCTGATATATCAAGCATATTCCCTTCTTTTACCATGTCCACTTTTATACGGTTTACTATAAGTTTAGAATCTTTTATCTCATTTGCATCCAAAAGACCGATGATTCTATCTGCATCCCTCACTGCTGATATTTCAGGAGTTGTTACAATTAGAGCCTGATCTGCTGCTGAGATTGCATTTTTGAATCCTTGTTCTATACCTGCTGGACAGTCAACTATTATGAAATCAAAATCTTCTTTTAGAGCCTCTATAAGTGTCTTCATCTGCTCAGGGTTAACTGAGTTTTTATCCTTTGTCTGAGCCGCAGGAAGTAGAAAGAGATTGTCACACCTCTTATCCTTTATAAGAGCCTGCCTTATTCTGCAGTGTCCCTCTATTACATCAACAAGATCATAAACTATCCTGTTTTCAAGTCCCATAACAACATCTAAATTTCTTAATCCGATATCAGCATCAATAAGAAGAGTCTTCTTGCCCTGAAGAGCAAGACCCACACCCAAATTTGCCGTAGTGGTGGTCTTTCCTACTCCACCTTTACCAGAAGTTATAACAATTACTTTTGCCATTTTTATCACTCCCAAAAATAACTAGATTTTCATAATGTCTCTCAGTGTTATCTTGTTAAAATCCTCTATATGCATCTTTCCGTCTTTTATATATGCTACTTCCAAGCTGCCTTCTTTTTTTACCCTATTTGTGACAAGCATGTCCTCTGCTGGATTTCTGGCAATATTTTTCCCTATTCTCAGCTGGATGGGGTTCATTTTTAAGGCACTTATAAAAGCCTCATCTTCATCCTCTATACCTGCGTAGGCCGTACCGTTTAGATAGCCCAAAACTACTATATTTCCTTTTGCAGTTACTATGGCTCCGGGATTTATGTCCCCTAGAACAACCAGATTCCCTTCATAGTGTACACTTTGACCGGACCTCAGGTTCCCCTTATAAAATTTTGTCACTCCTTCATCTATTATAGTTTCAGGTATGATAAAGTTTCCTATAAAGGATTTACCATTTGACATAATATAAGTTATTTGGATATCACTTTCCCTTCTGATTATTTCAACAAGCTGATTTTCCTCATGCTCTGAAAGACTTCTATTTGAAAACTCTATGGCAACTTTTGCATTTTTCAAAAATTTCTCTGCTTCTCTGAGTTTTTCTTCAAGATTTTTCTTCAGTGTTTCATAATCAATTTCAGCATCTAAATGAATTACAAGTCTGTCCTCTTTTCCCTTTAAAATAACATAATTATCCATCGGCTCCACCCTTCATAAAGTGTGTTCAATTTAAGTATAGCATACCATTTTTGCCTTATCAACTAAAGGCTCTAAAAAAAATAGCTTTTTTCTCGGTTTTTTGATATGATTTTATTTAATAGACAAAGGAGGTCCTCTATGCGTGGTATCTATCTTGCAGGCGAATCTTTTTTCGAAGCTTTTTCTGTGATCAAAAAAGGTAAAATGAGAAAATTCTATCTCTTACCCGGTGTTATAAACCTCATACTTATTAACCTTCTTTATAGATTGAGTAAGTATGTTTCATTTAATATTTTTTCAAAACTTGAAACTTATTTCAACCTAAGTAATTATGAAAATATCGCTTTTATGGTCATAAAGGTCATAATTATAGTTCTATCCTTCTTGTTGTATTTTCTCATGTACAAGGCTCTTCTTCTGATAGTTCTTTCACCCTTTCTGAACTATATCTCAGAAAGAACCGAGAGGACACTGGACAACAGGAAATTTGAATTTTCCTTCAGAGATAATATAAGATTTATCTGGAGAGGTATAGTTATTTCCTGTAAAAGTTTTTCAAAAGAGATGATAGGAACTCTAATTCTTTTACTTCTGGGAATAATACCGTTTTTAAGTCTTACGATTCCTTTTTTCATTTTCCTTCTTCAGGCATATTATATTGGGTTTTCATTTATGGATTATACCCTTGAAAGACACAATTATTCTTCAGAGGAAAGTCTGATTTTTTTGAAAAAAAACTGGGTTTTTTCAGCCTTTAGCGGAGCTTTATTTACCGTGGTATTTCTGATCCCCCTTGTTGGAGTCTTTATAGCACCTTTAGTTTCCTGTGTTGCCGTTACCCTCGGAACTCTGAAAATAATAAACAATGAAAAATATAATTAATTTATTAGAAATAGAAAAAATCCCTCTTTTAAAAGAGGGATTTTTTCTATTTAAGCTAGATTTTCATTTAACTCACTCTTTACTTCCTTATCTCTCAATATATAGATAAAAGCAAAAACAGCCAAAATATGTTGATACCAAAGAAGAGGTATTACTTCAAAAGGTGTTACAGTTCCCTTTGAAAAGCTAAGAAGTATGAGCATCTGAGCTCCATAAGGTATGACTCCCTGCACAATACAGGAAAATATATCAAGAAGTGCAGCACTCCTCTTGCCTTCTACACAGTATTTTTCAGAAACCTCCTTGGCCAGAGGACCGTTTATGATTATAGCCACTGTGTTATTGGCAACAGCAGCATCTGTCATAGCGACTAAGGCTGCCACTCCAAACTGAGCACTTCTTCTGCCTGTAATTTTCTTCTGAACAGATTCTAAAAGCCACTGTATCCCACCTGCTTTGGTTACCATTTGAGCTAATCCACCTGTAAGAAGAGATAATAAAAATATTTCCTGCATTCCTGAAAATCCATTATAAATTTCATTGGAAAAACTAAGAAGGGTAAAGTCACCTTTAAACAGTCCTATTAGACCTGAAAGAAGAATTCCACCTGTAAGTACTGCAAAAACATTTACTCCTGCAATTGCCAGAACTAAAACCACAAGATACGGAATTACCTTTACTACATCATAGTTATAAGTTGCAGCCATATCTATCATACCCTCAGGTCTTCCCAAAACAACTAACATTATTATAGTTATTATGGCAGCAGGAAGAGCAAGAGATATATTCGCTCTAAATTTATCCCTCATCTCTACACCTTGAGTTCGTGTAGCAGCTATTGTGGTGTCTGATATAACTGACAAATTGTCTCCAAACATTGATCCTCCCATTACAGCAGCCAGAGTCAATGCCATAGAAATCCCAGAAGACTCAGCTAAGCCCACAGCAACTGGTGCTATGGCAACTATAGAACCAACAGAAGTTCCCGTTGAGGTAGATATAAATGCCCCTATAACAAAGAGTCCTGCAGGAATATAGTGCACCGGGATAAATGTCAGACCCATGTTTACCACCGAATCTACCCCACCCATAGCATTTGACACTCCTCCGAAAGCCCCTGCAAGAAGATAGATTATACACATTACCATAATATCTTCATGGCCGCAGCCTTTTATAAAGTCTTTGAATTTCTCCTCTATACTTCCTTTAAATAAAATAAAAGCAGATATTATCCCTGCAAATGCTGCAATGGGAGCCGGAAGTTGATAAAAGCTCATTTCTACTCCTGCCATCCCTAAGACAATTCCACTTCCTAGATATATTGTCACAAATATTATAAAAGGTATCAGACCTTTAAATTCACCTTTGGTTTTCATCTTTACTCCTTATTTTTAATTTTCATCATAAATAAAAAAAAGCTGCAATGCAGCCTTTTTTTAGAATATAGGCACTACTCCACCTTGATACTTATCTTCGATAAATGCCTTTACTTTTTCACTCTTTAAAGCTGTCATAAGAGCAGTTATTTTTTCAGATTTTTCTTCCCCGGTTTTTACAGCGACTATGTTCACATATGGAGATTCTGCTCCCTCTATAAGAAGGGCATCTTCTACAGGGTTCAGTCCGCTTTCTATTGCATAATTTCCGTTTATAACAGCTGCATCTACATCTGAAAGAACTCTAGGAAGTTGTGCTGCTTCTAAGGCTTCAAACTTAAAGTTTTTAGAGTTTTCTGTTATATCATACTCTGTTGCTTTTAATCCGGCACTCGGGTCTAACTTGATAAGGCCATTTGTTTGCAAAAGAATAAGAGCTCTAGCTCCATTTGAAGGGTCATTTGGTATTGCTATTACAGATCCATCTTTAAGGTCTGCTAAATCTTTAATTTTCTCTGAATAAAGACCCATTGGTTCTACATGTACTCCACCAGCAGAAACAAGATCAAGATTTCTTTCTTTGGCAAATTCTTCTAAATAAGGAATATGCTGAAAGAAGTTTGCATCTATTTCTCCATCTGAAAGTGCGAGATTTGGTGTAACATAATCTGTAAATTCTACTACTTCAAGAGAATAACCTTTTTCAGCCAATTCTTCTTTTGCTATCTCAAGTATCTCTGAATGAGGTACAGGAGTAGCTCCTACCTTTATTTCCTGTGATTTTTCTTCAACTTTTTTCTCACCACAAGAAGTTAATCCTACGATAAATAAAATTGAAACTGCAACTAAACTAATAATTTTTTTCATATTTCTCTCCTTTTTATCCTCTTTTTTTTCTTATATTATAAACTATTTTATCACCTAAAAATTGTATCCCCTGAACCAGTATTATTATAGATGCCACTGAGACTATCATAATGTCAAGTTTGAATCGCTGATATCCGTATCTTATGGCAAGGTCACCTAGACCTCCTCCACCTATTGCTCCGGCCATTGCAGAATATCCTACAAGGGTTATTACTGTTATTGTCAGACCATGAATCAAAGAAGGCAGGGATTCAGGTATAAGTACCTTTGATATTATATCTTTTCTAGATGCTCCGAGAGATATAGAGGCTTCTAAAAGACCTCTGTCCACCTCTTTAACTGCCCCTTCTACGATTCTCGCCACAAATGGAGCTGCAGCTATGGAAAGAGGCACTATGCTCGCTGTAGACCCTATTGTGGTCCCCACTATGAACCTAGAAAGTGGAAGAACCAATATCATCAGTATAATAAAAGGTATTGATCTAAAAATATTTATAAGGCCGTCTAGAACCTTGTTTAATTTTGGCATTTCAATTATATGATTTTTATCTGTTATTACCGCAAGTAAACCTATAGGCAATCCCATAATGGTAGCAAATATTGTTGAAAGTACTACCATGTATATAGTTTCTGCCATAGCAGGTATCAGCAAAGCTATTATCTTATCCATTATATATCACCTTTATCTCTACATCCTCTTTTTTTATCCAGTTCAGTGCTTCTTCCTGTCTTTCTCCAGAAAGTTCTAGTATCAGATGACCTACATTCTGGGTGACAAGCTTATCTATACTTCCTGATACAATATTTGCATCTATATCAAACATTCTAACCATCTGTGATATAACTGGTTTTTCAACTGTGTGTCCTATATATGAAAGCTTTATTATTTTTTTACCTGGACTCTTTACAAAATCTACCTCTTCTGTTTCTTCTGGTATCAAATGAGATATAAATTCCTTTGCCATCTCTGTTCTTGGATTTGAAAAAATCCTGTCCACACTTCCCTCTTCGATAACTTCACCCTTATCCATTATAGCTGCTCTGTTGCACACACTTCTTATTACTTCCATCTGATGTGTTATAAGCACTATCGTAAGTCCGAGTTTTTTCTGAAGATCTTTTAGAAGGTCAAGTATAGACTTGGTAGTCTTAGGATCAAGAGCACTAGTCGCCTCATCAGATAAGAGTATCTTAGGATTGTTGGCGAGGGCTCTCGCAATTGCAACTCTCTGTTTTTGACCACCTGAAAGTTGGCTCGGAAAAGCTCTTTCTTTATCTTCTAATTCTACAAGGGTCAAAAGTTCTTTTACCCTTGATGGAATATCATTTTTATCCCAACCTGCTATCTCTAGTGCAAAGGCTATGTTCCCGAAAACATCCCTTGACTGAAGAAGATTAAAGTGTTGAAATATCATCCCGGTTTTTTTTCTATACTCTTTTAATTCTGTATCATTAAATTTGAGAATATTATTTCCCTCTACGAGAATCTCACCGCTGCTCGGCTCTTCTAATCTATTTAAAAGTCTTATAAGTGTTGATTTACCTGCACCACTCAGACCCATTATCCCGTATATATCATCCTCTTTTATGTTTAAGTTAACATTTTTTACAGCAAGGACATCTCCGATGGCACTGCTATAAAGTTTATTGAGATCTTTTATCTCTATCATCTATTACCACTCCTCAATTGTATATAAAAAATCCCTTCCAACAACATTTTGTAAAAAGATTTATTAACTGGCTTATAAACTTAATTTATCTATAATTGTTTACCGGTTTTCTAAGAGTTTTATTTTGTAAATAAAAAAAACTCTTCTTTTAGAGAAGAGGTTTCTAGTAATCTATTGCAGATTAGCCTCATCTCGCTGGAATTAGCACCACACCCCTTACGGCAGGTTGCTGAGGTTTCAAAGGGCCAGTCCCTCCACCTCTCTTGATAAGTAATTCATTTATACTAGAAAAAGTATATTACTTTTGACTAACTCTGTCAAGAATTTTTTCATTATTGTATAACTATCAATGGAATATTTTCTGAGTATTATTTCACACCGCAACCTGAAATTTATATGAGGTATTAGATTTATAAGAATCCATCCATTTTGTCTTGGAAAAAAATTACACTAGAGAAATTAAAAACATTATTT
This window encodes:
- a CDS encoding thiazole synthase encodes the protein MNNKLILGGHVFQSRLLTGTGKFSDKNLIEPMLDSSNSQIITMALRRIDFKNPKENILNYIPKNVTLLPNTSGARTAEEAIKIARIAREAGCGDFIKIEIINDMKYLMPDNQETIKATKVLADEGFVVLPYMMPDLIAAKKLEDAGAAAVMPLGAPIGSNRGLETRALIEMLNDNKRVPIIVDAGIGKPSHAAEAMEMGCDAVLVNTAIATAYDPVKMGRAFSLAVEAGREAHLAKMAEEKKYASASSPLTGFLFRGEEK
- the thiE gene encoding thiamine phosphate synthase, which codes for MRSRITIPTGLYGITGEAFSNGKSNLQCVESMIKAGIKIIQYREKDKPLRDKINDIKKIRELCRENEVLFIINDHVDMAILVDADGVHVGQEDMHPSDVRQLIGPDKIIGLSTHSQEEGLACLEEDIDYIGVGPVFPTTTKDRKAVGLEYLDFAVKNLDIPFVAIGGIKEHNIETILEAGAKRICLVSEIIGAKDITKKIQKLNQIIEKKY
- the minE gene encoding cell division topological specificity factor MinE; translation: MSFFDMFKKSGSKNVAKDRLKLVLIHDRAMLSPRVLDDMKNDLITVISKYVDIDIDSLNIEISEDDKQSRKTALIANIPIKNTKF
- a CDS encoding EI24 domain-containing protein, with the protein product MRGIYLAGESFFEAFSVIKKGKMRKFYLLPGVINLILINLLYRLSKYVSFNIFSKLETYFNLSNYENIAFMVIKVIIIVLSFLLYFLMYKALLLIVLSPFLNYISERTERTLDNRKFEFSFRDNIRFIWRGIVISCKSFSKEMIGTLILLLLGIIPFLSLTIPFFIFLLQAYYIGFSFMDYTLERHNYSSEESLIFLKKNWVFSAFSGALFTVVFLIPLVGVFIAPLVSCVAVTLGTLKIINNEKYN
- the thiS gene encoding sulfur carrier protein ThiS, encoding MEIILNGEKTTIPTKENLLQYIKELSQQWEISLDGAVVLINDQIIKKDNWKNTLISDGDLLEVLSFVSGG
- the thiC gene encoding phosphomethylpyrimidine synthase ThiC — encoded protein: MSYMTQMEAARKGIFTKEMEIVLKEESISKKDLMEKMAQGKIVIPANKNHKSLSPKGIGEGLKTKINVNLGVSEDCCDQELELEKVMNSIKLGADAIMDLSTFGDTRGFRRKLADMSPAALGTVPMYDAVAKYGKDIASMTVEDLFKVVEEHCEDGMDFLTIHAGLNLTCVERLQKNNRLTKIVSRGGSILYEWMIKNNKENPFYEHYDRLLDICRKYDVTLSLGDGLRPGSLKDATDAPQIQELIILGELTKAAWEKDVQVMIEGPGHVPLNEIATNMQLEKKLCHGAPFYVLGPIVTDIAPGYDHITSAIGGAIAASNGADFLCYVTPAEHLRLPTAEDVKEGIIASKIAAHVGDIAKGIKGAIDWDHAMSEARGTLNWQKMFDLCIDREKAIEYRRSVIESSKGEACTMCGDLCPIKRCNEIA
- the thiF gene encoding sulfur carrier protein ThiS adenylyltransferase ThiF; its protein translation is MKIGIAGAGGIGSNVAVHLVRTGISELKIADFDIIEKSNLNRQFYFHHQIGASKVETLKKNLLDINPDGNFYVENIKLNRENMSDFFYDCDIVIEAFDKSKYKTMLIEEIYPLGKLIVSASGIAHWDLGNINIKEVMPNLFVVGDFEKGIENFKTYSPKVSIAAAIMANIALEKGGFYEK
- the minD gene encoding septum site-determining protein MinD — encoded protein: MAKVIVITSGKGGVGKTTTTANLGVGLALQGKKTLLIDADIGLRNLDVVMGLENRIVYDLVDVIEGHCRIRQALIKDKRCDNLFLLPAAQTKDKNSVNPEQMKTLIEALKEDFDFIIVDCPAGIEQGFKNAISAADQALIVTTPEISAVRDADRIIGLLDANEIKDSKLIVNRIKVDMVKEGNMLDISDIVDILAVDVMGIIPDDENIIISTNKGEPLIFKGSSLAAKAYGNISQRVIGNEVSFLELPSRGGIFNKLRGIFKR
- a CDS encoding septum site-determining protein MinC; translated protein: MDNYVILKGKEDRLVIHLDAEIDYETLKKNLEEKLREAEKFLKNAKVAIEFSNRSLSEHEENQLVEIIRRESDIQITYIMSNGKSFIGNFIIPETIIDEGVTKFYKGNLRSGQSVHYEGNLVVLGDINPGAIVTAKGNIVVLGYLNGTAYAGIEDEDEAFISALKMNPIQLRIGKNIARNPAEDMLVTNRVKKEGSLEVAYIKDGKMHIEDFNKITLRDIMKI
- the thiH gene encoding 2-iminoacetate synthase ThiH, coding for MSFYDLMKGWEDFDFEAYFSEVSHEDIIRTLQKDKLEELDLLNLLSPQAQYFLEEIAKKSYAVTRQHFGNIISLYIPLYVSNYCTNHCIYCGFNKENKIIRKHLSLKEVEKELVAISKTGMSHIILLTGEAEGLIDINYLKGIVEKATKYFPSVSIEVLPLETDDYQVLKQSGLDGLTVYQEVYDEDIYDQVHISGGKKNYRFRLDTPERGAKAGLRNINIAPLFGLGEIKKEAFFAGLHLKYLTDKYLNTEFGVSLPRINSAEGGFKAFHKMDDTAFIQVMMAYRLFQPKAGITVSTRESHEFRNNIMPLGVTKFSAGSKTGVGGYAEKDLSTCQFEISDKSSIEETEKAIRERGFQPVYKDWHTI